The following are from one region of the Mycolicibacterium diernhoferi genome:
- a CDS encoding DoxX family protein, with product MASDTAILILRVVLGLTMAAHGYNKFFGGGRIPGTAGWFDSIGMKPGLFHARVAASTEIAAGLGLALGLLTPVPAAGFVALMLVAAWTVHRHNGFFIVKEGWEYNLVLAVAAVTIAGTGAGRYSLDHLLFSGTDVAHWLSGWCGLAIAVGLGLLGGIGQLVIFFRPPVKTS from the coding sequence GTGGCTTCTGATACTGCGATCTTGATTCTGCGCGTTGTCCTCGGTCTGACCATGGCCGCGCACGGCTACAACAAGTTCTTCGGCGGGGGGCGTATCCCGGGCACCGCGGGCTGGTTCGACAGCATCGGCATGAAGCCGGGTCTGTTCCACGCCCGGGTGGCGGCGAGCACCGAGATCGCCGCCGGGTTGGGGCTCGCTCTGGGTCTGCTGACCCCGGTCCCGGCTGCCGGGTTCGTGGCGCTCATGCTGGTGGCCGCCTGGACCGTGCACCGGCACAACGGCTTCTTCATCGTCAAGGAGGGCTGGGAGTACAACCTGGTGCTGGCGGTGGCGGCGGTGACGATCGCCGGGACCGGCGCCGGGCGCTACAGCCTGGATCACCTGTTGTTCTCCGGTACCGATGTCGCACACTGGCTGTCGGGCTGGTGTGGGCTGGCCATCGCCGTGGGGCTGGGCCTGCTCGGCGGGATCGGGCAGCTCGTCATCTTCTTCCGCCCGCCCGTGAAGACCTCCTGA
- a CDS encoding RidA family protein has protein sequence MPRLPIHRSVPDIGYLSAQLFDDLGIVQTVVAGDTVYVSGIAPLTDTGGAVDVVSTDLAEQLTYVLDVLDRSLASAGTDRSGLVAWTIYTTDMPGLAQCVSILKDWVGEHRPTSTWIGCASFIHPDQLLELTATAVR, from the coding sequence ATGCCCCGCCTCCCCATCCACCGCTCCGTGCCCGATATCGGCTACCTGAGTGCGCAACTGTTCGACGACCTTGGCATCGTGCAGACCGTCGTCGCCGGCGACACCGTGTACGTCTCCGGGATCGCCCCGCTGACCGATACCGGCGGGGCGGTGGACGTGGTGAGCACCGATCTGGCCGAGCAGCTCACCTACGTGCTGGACGTGCTCGACCGCTCACTGGCCTCGGCGGGCACCGACCGCAGCGGACTGGTGGCCTGGACCATCTACACGACCGATATGCCGGGGCTGGCGCAGTGCGTGTCCATCCTCAAGGACTGGGTCGGCGAGCACCGCCCGACGAGCACCTGGATCGGCTGCGCGAGCTTCATCCACCCCGACCAACTTCTGGAGCTCACCGCCACCGCCGTCCGCTAG
- a CDS encoding WS/DGAT domain-containing protein — protein MAANRLTAVDAQMFWMSSRMPNDTFLLYGFEGVPTDLDAALAELAAAAGRSPDLTRRVSDDEPWHYPRWVPHQVDAAQFRVHHLADSSWAGCLAAVVALVDDQLDAAVTPWRLHVFPGVHGVPQIGGPATVAVLQITHVLGGGGRTCGPAAVMFGRDAEVPAVTPVHGNPLTLPWRSLQAARTHQHLMRDTLTGSVPPAAAQCAPLRTNDPPAGLRSMRTVVRDRAQLAGATVTVAALAAISEALAGQLRDLGTDPAMLGALGAEVTMAKAGPRRSYNHFGTVGIGLRPELPREDRRAAIAAELAARKKRAAHPAMRASERAFDATPARLLRWGISHFNPDARSATVTGNTVVSSVNCGAADFSFAGAPVRLAAAFPGLSPMIGITHCVTGVGDTITLSVFAAESAIGDIDAYVRRLEAALS, from the coding sequence GCGGTCGACGCGCAGATGTTCTGGATGTCCTCCAGGATGCCCAACGACACCTTCCTGCTGTACGGATTCGAGGGTGTGCCAACAGATCTGGATGCGGCGCTGGCCGAGCTGGCGGCCGCGGCGGGGCGCAGCCCGGATCTGACCCGGCGGGTCAGCGACGACGAACCGTGGCATTACCCGAGGTGGGTGCCCCATCAGGTCGACGCTGCGCAGTTCCGGGTGCACCACCTCGCGGACAGTTCGTGGGCGGGCTGCCTGGCCGCCGTGGTCGCCCTGGTCGACGACCAGCTCGACGCCGCCGTGACGCCCTGGCGGCTGCATGTCTTCCCCGGGGTGCACGGTGTCCCGCAGATCGGTGGCCCCGCCACCGTCGCGGTCCTGCAGATCACTCACGTGCTCGGCGGCGGGGGCCGGACCTGCGGCCCGGCCGCGGTGATGTTCGGCCGCGACGCCGAGGTGCCCGCCGTGACACCGGTGCACGGGAATCCGCTCACCCTGCCGTGGCGCAGCCTGCAGGCGGCGCGTACCCATCAGCACCTGATGCGCGACACCCTGACCGGCAGCGTGCCGCCGGCGGCCGCGCAATGCGCGCCGCTGCGGACCAACGACCCGCCGGCGGGGTTGCGCAGCATGCGCACCGTGGTGCGTGACCGCGCCCAGCTGGCCGGGGCCACCGTCACCGTCGCCGCGCTGGCCGCGATCTCCGAGGCGCTGGCCGGCCAGTTGCGGGACCTCGGCACCGATCCCGCAATGCTCGGTGCGCTCGGCGCCGAGGTCACCATGGCCAAGGCCGGGCCGCGCCGGTCCTACAACCATTTCGGCACGGTCGGGATCGGCCTGCGCCCGGAGCTGCCGCGCGAGGACCGTCGCGCCGCGATCGCCGCCGAACTGGCGGCCCGCAAGAAACGGGCCGCCCATCCGGCGATGCGGGCCTCCGAACGAGCCTTCGACGCCACGCCCGCCCGGCTGTTGCGCTGGGGGATAAGCCATTTCAACCCCGATGCACGGTCGGCGACGGTCACCGGCAACACCGTGGTGTCCAGCGTGAACTGCGGGGCGGCCGATTTCAGCTTCGCCGGTGCGCCGGTCCGGCTGGCCGCGGCATTTCCCGGACTGTCCCCGATGATCGGGATCACGCACTGCGTGACCGGGGTGGGGGACACCATCACCCTCAGCGTGTTCGCCGCCGAATCGGCGATCGGGGACATCGACGCCTACGTGCGCCGGTTGGAGGCCGCCCTTTCGTGA